A DNA window from Longimicrobium sp. contains the following coding sequences:
- a CDS encoding aminoglycoside phosphotransferase family protein: MAVDSVLETETSLVAFGRRGADAVVLKVVLRPCDEWHAGEVVAAFGGRGMVRAMEHAPGAVLLERAAPGTPLVEMALAGRDDEAVDVIAGVMRRMAHPDPPPPSSPTVARWGRGFDRYLEGGDLQVPRDLAEHGRRVFHDLCATQRERRLLHGDLQHYNVLFDERRAWLAIDPKGVVGEAEYELGAALRNPVERPDLFASPVIVERRLRRFEAALGIDARRALGWAFAQAVLSAIWGVEDGFPVPADAPVLRLAEAIRPMLT; this comes from the coding sequence GTGGCCGTCGATTCCGTGCTGGAGACGGAGACGTCGCTGGTCGCCTTCGGCCGGCGCGGCGCGGACGCGGTGGTGCTGAAGGTGGTGCTGCGCCCGTGCGACGAATGGCACGCAGGCGAGGTCGTCGCCGCGTTCGGGGGACGGGGGATGGTGCGCGCGATGGAGCACGCCCCCGGCGCCGTGCTGCTGGAACGGGCGGCGCCGGGGACGCCGCTCGTCGAGATGGCGCTCGCCGGGCGCGACGACGAGGCGGTGGACGTCATCGCCGGGGTGATGCGGCGGATGGCGCATCCCGATCCCCCGCCGCCGTCCTCCCCCACGGTCGCGCGGTGGGGGCGGGGATTCGATCGTTATCTCGAGGGTGGAGATCTCCAGGTCCCCCGCGATCTCGCCGAGCACGGCCGGCGCGTCTTCCACGACCTCTGCGCCACGCAGCGGGAGAGGCGGCTGCTGCACGGCGATCTCCAGCACTACAACGTGCTGTTCGACGAGCGCCGCGCCTGGCTCGCCATCGATCCCAAGGGCGTGGTGGGCGAGGCGGAGTACGAGCTGGGCGCCGCGCTCCGCAATCCCGTCGAGCGCCCCGACCTCTTCGCGTCCCCCGTGATCGTCGAGCGGAGGTTGCGTAGATTCGAGGCGGCGCTGGGGATCGACGCCCGGCGCGCGCTGGGGTGGGCCTTCGCGCAGGCCGTGCTCTCGGCGATCTGGGGCGTGGAGGACGGCTTCCCTGTCCCCGCCGACGCGCCCGTGCTGCGGCTGGCCGAGGCGATCCGGCCGATGCTCACCTGA
- a CDS encoding DinB family protein — protein sequence MSTASDASAATAVFITPEALLEHWQGHRRLTRRVIEAFPDDQLFTFSVGGMRTFGELAMEMLSMAAPMVRGVHSGDWNTSWDREAHPKVEILRMWDESTEELNRLWPQIPAARFGEQMTAFGQYPGIAHDLVLYVIDNEIHHRGQGYVYLRALGVEPPPFYER from the coding sequence GTGTCGACCGCATCCGATGCATCCGCCGCCACCGCCGTCTTCATCACCCCCGAGGCGCTGCTGGAGCACTGGCAGGGCCACCGCCGCCTGACGCGGCGGGTGATCGAGGCGTTCCCCGACGACCAGCTCTTCACCTTCTCCGTCGGCGGCATGCGCACCTTCGGCGAGCTGGCGATGGAGATGCTGAGCATGGCCGCGCCCATGGTGCGCGGCGTCCACAGCGGTGACTGGAACACCTCGTGGGACCGCGAGGCGCATCCCAAGGTGGAGATCCTGCGGATGTGGGACGAGTCGACCGAGGAGCTGAACCGCCTCTGGCCGCAGATCCCGGCCGCGCGCTTCGGCGAGCAGATGACGGCGTTCGGGCAGTACCCCGGCATCGCGCACGACCTGGTGCTGTACGTGATCGACAACGAGATCCACCACCGCGGCCAGGGCTACGTCTACCTGCGCGCGCTCGGCGTCGAGCCGCCTCCGTTCTACGAGCGGTAG
- a CDS encoding tail fiber domain-containing protein codes for MRHRFLALALSAGALALSAAPAAAQVDSIRACYVPTTGNVYRVGTPDTHATCVAPSHVRFAWPATQPDLGIGGGYLLRLRSGSPPTDRFLVDSAGGMAALGQLGIGFIPVTGAGYRMMWYPFKASFRAGGVTGTQWDDANSGFFSWAGGNNTIASGYGSFAHGDQVTVSSTLGVGFGSNNNVSGTIGFSTGANNRCPGFSCIAMGFTVNADGQAAVAIGYRVTADADYTTVLGYRASADGHSGAFVRGDGSTTDSILAVANNEFAVRASGGFRFRTNPTLTTGCNLPAGSGVFACSSSRALKENFGRVDGEELLARLRGVPVTTWNYIAEGREVRHLGPFAEDFRAAFGLGVDDRSIGLLDIAGVNFAAVQALEARTAQLQAKTAEVERLNAEVAALRERQAATDARLAELEALVKRIAPRQ; via the coding sequence ATGCGTCACCGTTTCCTGGCCCTCGCGCTCTCCGCCGGCGCGCTGGCGCTCTCCGCGGCCCCGGCCGCGGCGCAGGTCGACTCGATCCGCGCCTGCTACGTGCCCACCACGGGCAACGTCTACCGCGTCGGCACCCCCGACACGCACGCCACCTGCGTGGCCCCGTCGCACGTCCGCTTCGCCTGGCCGGCCACGCAGCCCGACCTGGGCATCGGCGGCGGCTACCTCCTGCGCCTGCGCTCCGGCAGCCCGCCGACCGACCGCTTCCTCGTGGACAGCGCGGGCGGCATGGCGGCGCTGGGCCAGCTCGGCATCGGCTTCATTCCCGTCACGGGCGCCGGGTACCGGATGATGTGGTATCCGTTCAAGGCCTCGTTCCGCGCCGGCGGCGTCACCGGCACCCAGTGGGACGACGCCAACAGCGGCTTCTTCTCCTGGGCGGGCGGCAACAACACCATCGCCAGCGGCTACGGCAGCTTCGCGCACGGCGACCAGGTCACCGTCAGCAGCACCCTCGGCGTCGGGTTCGGGTCCAACAACAACGTGAGCGGCACCATCGGCTTCTCGACGGGCGCCAACAACCGGTGCCCCGGCTTCTCGTGCATCGCCATGGGCTTCACCGTGAACGCCGATGGGCAGGCGGCGGTGGCCATCGGCTACCGCGTGACGGCCGACGCCGACTACACCACGGTGCTGGGCTACCGCGCGTCGGCCGACGGCCACTCGGGCGCGTTCGTGCGCGGCGACGGGTCGACCACCGACTCGATCCTGGCCGTGGCCAACAACGAGTTCGCGGTGCGCGCGTCGGGCGGGTTCCGCTTCCGCACCAACCCCACGCTGACCACCGGGTGCAACCTGCCGGCGGGGTCGGGTGTGTTCGCCTGCTCGTCGAGCCGCGCGCTGAAGGAGAACTTCGGCCGGGTGGACGGCGAGGAGCTGCTGGCGCGCCTGCGCGGCGTGCCGGTGACCACGTGGAACTACATCGCCGAGGGGCGCGAGGTGCGGCACCTGGGGCCCTTCGCCGAGGACTTCCGCGCGGCCTTCGGGCTGGGCGTGGACGACCGCTCCATCGGGCTGCTCGACATCGCCGGGGTGAACTTCGCGGCGGTGCAGGCGCTCGAGGCGCGCACCGCGCAGCTGCAGGCGAAGACGGCCGAGGTGGAGCGGCTGAACGCCGAGGTCGCCGCCCTGCGCGAGCGCCAGGCCGCCACCGACGCGCGCCTGGCCGAGCTCGAGGCGTTGGTGAAGCGGATCGCGCCGCGGCAGTGA
- a CDS encoding DUF5715 family protein: MEMRGWAMGMAIAALAVCGCARGEADGGARAQAPRREIEEAPPRRPPPPMTGADSARDLARIAARADSVRTAFARARPLGAREVGELRQDVNAGQIATAQRLGIRSSDSTRITALQREGRLVFLGDSTAWWVLRDMDHSVPFATPDARAMLAELGRRFHARLDRLGLPRYRMKVTSALRTAETQADLRRTNSYASRTVSAHEFGTTVDVSHERFAVPAGVGEMEADTLEEIGKANAKVLQAELGRAIAEMRDEHALHVMMENQQPVYHMTVARHFP, translated from the coding sequence ATGGAGATGCGAGGCTGGGCGATGGGGATGGCGATCGCGGCGCTGGCCGTCTGCGGCTGCGCGCGCGGCGAGGCGGACGGGGGCGCACGGGCGCAGGCGCCGCGGCGGGAGATCGAGGAGGCTCCCCCGCGGCGTCCCCCGCCGCCGATGACTGGGGCGGACTCGGCGCGCGATCTGGCGCGGATCGCCGCGCGGGCCGACTCGGTGCGGACGGCGTTCGCGCGCGCCCGGCCGCTGGGCGCGCGCGAAGTCGGCGAGCTTCGCCAGGACGTGAACGCCGGGCAGATCGCCACCGCGCAGCGGCTCGGCATCCGCTCCTCCGACTCCACGCGGATCACGGCGCTCCAGCGCGAGGGCCGCCTCGTGTTCCTGGGCGACAGCACCGCGTGGTGGGTACTGCGCGACATGGACCACTCCGTCCCCTTCGCCACCCCCGACGCGCGCGCGATGCTGGCCGAGCTCGGGCGCCGCTTCCACGCGCGGCTCGACCGGCTGGGCCTGCCGCGCTACCGGATGAAGGTGACGTCCGCGCTGCGCACGGCCGAGACGCAGGCGGACCTACGGCGGACGAACTCGTACGCGTCGCGCACGGTCAGCGCTCATGAGTTCGGCACCACGGTGGACGTGTCGCACGAGCGCTTCGCGGTGCCCGCCGGGGTGGGCGAGATGGAGGCGGACACGCTGGAGGAGATCGGGAAGGCGAACGCGAAGGTCCTGCAGGCGGAGCTCGGCCGCGCCATCGCAGAGATGCGCGACGAGCACGCGCTGCACGTGATGATGGAGAACCAGCAGCCCGTCTACCACATGACTGTCGCTCGCCACTTTCCCTGA
- a CDS encoding Xaa-Pro aminopeptidase, with product MNPFRLARRAALHALAAAAMPCLLAAQIAPREYAARREALLATIDSGAVVAFGGVEPVEAWPPFAQLPSFEYLTGFGEPNAALLLTKRGGAGTAQLFLMPRNPRNELFVGARTGPDEAMARTGIPGRPMAGLRAAVDSLVAAGLPVYLVSDVHTTDFAPADSLTRGSHFAEMLRRAHPGLVVKAIDATVLELRARKSPAEIALLRRATEISGAGHRDAMRAVGPGCNEGEIQAVLEGTFRRLGGERPGYGSIVGSGPNALALHYQRNDRVMQAGDVLVIDAATALGHYSADITRTLPVSGRFTPDQAVVYGIVLDAQAAFVRQIRPGGTRTVANDSGRAVVAAGLTKLGLIESPGAMYDADECPREGCRQVRLYAWHGYGGHGIGLEVHDPAQYYTGDGTFKPGDVFTVEPGIYVNPAMLDRLPDTPRNRAMIARLRPAMQRYASIGVRIEDDYLVTETGVEWLSHDVPRALTEVEAAMRAPAGVPRCGRPR from the coding sequence ATGAACCCGTTTCGTCTCGCCCGCCGCGCGGCGCTCCATGCGCTTGCCGCTGCGGCGATGCCCTGCCTGCTGGCCGCGCAGATCGCGCCGCGGGAATACGCCGCCCGCCGCGAGGCGCTGCTGGCCACGATCGACTCGGGCGCCGTGGTGGCGTTCGGCGGGGTGGAGCCGGTGGAGGCCTGGCCGCCGTTCGCGCAGCTGCCCTCGTTCGAGTACCTGACCGGCTTCGGCGAGCCGAACGCGGCGCTGCTGCTCACGAAACGCGGCGGCGCGGGGACGGCACAGCTCTTCCTGATGCCACGCAACCCGCGCAACGAGCTGTTCGTCGGCGCGCGCACGGGTCCGGACGAGGCGATGGCGCGCACGGGGATCCCCGGGCGCCCGATGGCCGGGCTTCGCGCCGCGGTCGATTCGCTCGTGGCGGCGGGCCTTCCGGTCTACCTGGTCAGCGACGTGCACACCACCGACTTCGCACCGGCGGACTCGCTGACGCGCGGCTCGCACTTCGCGGAGATGCTGCGGCGGGCGCATCCGGGGCTCGTGGTGAAGGCGATCGACGCCACCGTGCTGGAGCTGCGCGCGCGGAAGAGCCCCGCCGAGATCGCGCTCCTCCGCCGCGCGACGGAGATCAGCGGCGCCGGGCACCGCGACGCGATGCGCGCGGTGGGCCCCGGGTGCAACGAGGGCGAGATCCAGGCGGTGCTCGAAGGCACCTTCCGCCGGCTGGGCGGCGAGCGCCCGGGATATGGCAGCATCGTGGGCTCGGGGCCGAACGCGCTGGCGCTGCACTACCAGCGCAACGACCGCGTGATGCAGGCGGGCGACGTGCTGGTGATCGACGCCGCCACGGCGCTGGGCCACTACTCGGCCGACATCACCCGCACGCTGCCGGTGAGCGGGCGGTTCACCCCCGACCAGGCGGTGGTGTACGGGATCGTGCTCGACGCGCAGGCGGCGTTCGTGCGCCAGATCCGCCCGGGCGGCACGCGCACCGTGGCGAACGACTCCGGGCGCGCGGTGGTCGCGGCAGGGCTGACGAAGCTGGGGCTGATCGAATCTCCCGGGGCGATGTACGACGCCGACGAGTGCCCGCGCGAGGGTTGCCGGCAGGTGCGCCTCTACGCGTGGCACGGCTACGGCGGCCACGGGATCGGGCTGGAGGTGCACGATCCCGCGCAGTACTACACGGGTGACGGCACCTTCAAGCCCGGCGACGTCTTCACCGTGGAGCCGGGGATCTACGTGAACCCGGCGATGCTGGACCGGCTTCCCGACACGCCGCGCAACCGCGCGATGATCGCCCGCCTGCGCCCGGCGATGCAGCGCTACGCCAGCATCGGCGTGCGCATCGAGGACGACTACCTGGTGACGGAGACGGGCGTGGAGTGGCTGTCGCACGACGTGCCGCGCGCCCTCACCGAGGTGGAGGCGGCGATGCGCGCGCCCGCCGGCGTCCCGCGCTGCGGCCGCCCTCGATAA
- a CDS encoding DUF1330 domain-containing protein produces the protein MKYYAVAEMDVTDRAWVQPYVETVTKLIERFGGRYLARTPRIEKLEGERAAPQVMVLVEWPSREAAMAFYESEEYRPFRESRKAGARNEFALVAGEDVTGVARIAE, from the coding sequence GTGAAGTACTACGCCGTCGCGGAGATGGACGTCACCGACCGCGCGTGGGTGCAGCCGTACGTGGAGACGGTGACGAAGCTGATCGAGCGCTTCGGCGGACGGTACCTGGCGCGGACGCCGCGGATCGAGAAGCTGGAGGGCGAGCGCGCCGCGCCGCAGGTGATGGTGCTCGTGGAATGGCCGTCGCGCGAGGCGGCGATGGCGTTCTACGAGAGCGAGGAGTACCGCCCCTTCCGCGAGAGCCGCAAGGCCGGCGCGCGCAACGAGTTCGCCCTCGTCGCGGGCGAGGACGTCACCGGCGTGGCAAGGATCGCGGAGTAG
- a CDS encoding di-heme oxidoredictase family protein has product MRRAAQVPLTLLFGLLAAACTDARQGPSPTATGVQPVGPLGAVSTAGTTLGQPVPGLSLSQLAAFNRGAEIFDTNFNQFNGLGPIFNASSCAECHGEEEGPLGGTGDEVETHFTNVRSDGSCDPLTAKGGFVHQDSVTPKLFQVTGLTSEPFPTVTHQRGTRSTPDIFGFGLIAAIPNAAILNQEDPYDFNYDGVSGRAHYTPDNDIGKFGRKAQEGSITLFNAGALLQEMGITNKFNPTENNIGGMAIPPGVDLAADPEISSATFDDLNSFVIFLAPPPQAALTTNALYGRDIFNSIGCKTCHTPQYTTTDVGIAPLSYKTVKPFSDFLLHDMGTADICLGQATRREFRTEPLMGVRFMEFFMHDGASPTISDAIARHGGEGANARARFNSLTSTQRAQLLEYLNSL; this is encoded by the coding sequence ATGCGTCGCGCGGCCCAAGTCCCACTCACGCTCCTCTTCGGCCTGTTGGCTGCCGCGTGCACCGACGCACGGCAGGGGCCGAGCCCCACGGCCACGGGGGTGCAGCCGGTCGGTCCCCTGGGCGCCGTGTCCACCGCGGGAACCACGCTGGGGCAGCCCGTCCCCGGCCTGTCGCTGTCGCAGCTGGCGGCGTTCAACCGCGGGGCGGAGATCTTCGACACCAACTTCAACCAGTTCAACGGGCTGGGGCCCATCTTCAACGCCAGCTCGTGCGCCGAGTGCCACGGCGAGGAGGAAGGCCCGCTGGGCGGCACGGGCGACGAGGTGGAGACCCACTTCACCAACGTGCGCTCCGACGGCAGCTGCGACCCGCTGACGGCCAAGGGCGGCTTCGTGCACCAGGACTCGGTGACGCCCAAGCTGTTCCAGGTCACCGGGCTCACCAGCGAGCCGTTCCCCACGGTCACCCACCAGCGGGGGACGCGCAGCACGCCCGACATCTTCGGCTTCGGGCTGATCGCGGCCATCCCCAACGCGGCCATCCTGAACCAGGAAGACCCGTACGACTTCAACTACGACGGCGTCTCGGGGCGCGCGCACTACACGCCCGACAACGACATCGGCAAGTTCGGCCGCAAGGCGCAGGAGGGGAGCATCACGCTGTTCAACGCCGGCGCGCTGCTGCAGGAGATGGGGATCACCAACAAGTTCAATCCCACCGAGAACAACATCGGCGGGATGGCCATCCCGCCAGGGGTGGACCTGGCGGCCGACCCCGAGATCAGCAGCGCCACCTTCGACGACCTGAACTCGTTCGTGATCTTCCTGGCGCCGCCCCCGCAGGCCGCGCTGACGACCAACGCGCTGTACGGGCGCGACATCTTCAACTCCATCGGCTGCAAGACCTGCCACACGCCGCAGTACACCACCACCGACGTGGGCATCGCGCCGCTGAGCTACAAGACGGTGAAGCCGTTCAGCGACTTCCTGCTGCACGACATGGGCACCGCCGACATCTGCCTGGGGCAGGCCACGCGGCGCGAGTTCCGCACCGAGCCGCTGATGGGCGTGCGCTTCATGGAGTTCTTCATGCACGACGGCGCCTCGCCCACCATCTCCGACGCCATCGCGCGGCACGGCGGCGAGGGCGCCAACGCCCGCGCCCGCTTCAACAGCCTGACGTCGACGCAGAGGGCGCAGCTGCTCGAGTACCTGAACTCGCTGTAG
- a CDS encoding RDD family protein, which translates to MARCECRADARETGPPFGSPPAEAPAAGPWPAPELPAGWYAPGGAAAPAGAPPSLVQQYAAGYDEKMVLRRLLATVVDYAALIALLPAAEAVLGNARYQELLPLWIGLQLLYFPLLEGLRGVTLGKWLAGTRVVGPRGTPPGVLRACVRTLLRPVEVNPCLFGGAPAGLFAFLSRHHQRIGDSLAGTYVLLTKDAGDAAARQP; encoded by the coding sequence GTGGCGCGCTGCGAGTGCCGCGCAGACGCGCGTGAAACGGGTCCCCCGTTCGGCTCCCCACCGGCGGAGGCTCCGGCAGCGGGGCCGTGGCCGGCGCCCGAGCTGCCGGCCGGCTGGTACGCCCCCGGCGGCGCGGCGGCCCCGGCGGGCGCGCCGCCGTCGCTGGTGCAGCAGTACGCTGCGGGCTACGACGAGAAGATGGTGCTGCGCCGGCTGCTGGCCACCGTCGTGGACTACGCCGCGCTCATAGCCCTCCTCCCCGCAGCCGAGGCGGTGCTGGGGAACGCGCGCTACCAGGAGCTGCTGCCGCTGTGGATCGGGCTGCAGCTCCTCTACTTTCCGCTGCTGGAAGGGCTGCGCGGGGTGACGCTGGGAAAGTGGCTGGCCGGAACGCGCGTGGTGGGCCCGCGGGGAACGCCGCCCGGCGTGCTGCGCGCCTGCGTCCGCACGCTGCTGCGGCCGGTGGAGGTGAACCCGTGCCTGTTCGGCGGCGCGCCGGCCGGGCTGTTCGCGTTCCTGTCGCGCCACCACCAGCGCATCGGCGACTCGCTGGCGGGGACGTACGTCTTGCTGACGAAGGACGCGGGGGACGCGGCGGCCCGGCAGCCGTGA
- a CDS encoding class I SAM-dependent methyltransferase: protein MAAALYDTIGRGYAQLRREDPRMAVRIHSALGDARTVVNVGAGTGSYEPADRRVVAVEPSEVMVRQRRPGSAPVVRASGVDLPFADARFDAAMAILTIHHWPDWRRGLREMRRVARRVVLLTWDPASPGFWLVQEYFPEIVEEDRAIFTGMDEIAEVLGDVSVEPVPVPADCVDGFLGAYWRRPEVYLDPNARAAISAFAKMRDPEPAVARLAADLADGTWHARWGHLLDRDELEIGYRLVGAGERD, encoded by the coding sequence GTGGCGGCAGCACTCTACGACACGATCGGCCGCGGCTACGCGCAGTTGCGGCGCGAGGACCCGCGGATGGCGGTGCGCATCCACTCCGCGCTGGGGGATGCCCGCACGGTGGTGAACGTGGGCGCCGGCACCGGATCGTACGAGCCCGCGGACCGCCGCGTGGTCGCGGTGGAGCCGTCGGAAGTGATGGTGCGGCAGCGGCGGCCGGGGAGCGCGCCCGTGGTCCGCGCGTCCGGCGTCGACCTTCCCTTCGCGGACGCGCGCTTCGACGCGGCGATGGCGATTCTCACGATCCACCACTGGCCGGACTGGCGCCGCGGGCTGCGCGAGATGCGGCGTGTGGCGCGGCGGGTGGTGCTGCTCACCTGGGACCCGGCCAGCCCGGGATTCTGGCTGGTGCAGGAGTACTTCCCGGAGATCGTGGAGGAAGACCGCGCCATCTTCACGGGGATGGACGAGATCGCGGAGGTGCTGGGCGACGTCTCCGTCGAGCCCGTCCCCGTCCCGGCGGACTGCGTGGACGGCTTCCTGGGCGCGTACTGGCGCCGCCCCGAGGTCTACCTCGATCCGAACGCGCGGGCCGCCATCTCCGCCTTCGCGAAGATGCGCGACCCCGAGCCTGCGGTCGCGCGCCTGGCCGCCGACCTGGCCGACGGCACCTGGCACGCGCGCTGGGGCCACCTTCTGGACCGCGACGAGTTGGAGATCGGCTACCGCCTCGTCGGCGCGGGCGAAAGGGATTGA